The proteins below are encoded in one region of Sporosarcina sp. FSL K6-1508:
- a CDS encoding PucR family transcriptional regulator: MIGVGTYQEDPQKIHISFEEAKRAVHLGRTIYKEDETVFYEQLRIFKLLETVNKNEAEYFLDMYLGKIMEYDDRNNSNLWGSLVSIVENDWNLKLASAQLYIHYNTMKYRFQKISEVLQLDFKKSENKLSVMIALHIQKLLE; this comes from the coding sequence ATGATTGGAGTGGGCACATATCAAGAGGACCCACAGAAGATCCATATAAGTTTTGAAGAGGCAAAACGAGCTGTTCATTTAGGACGAACTATTTATAAAGAAGATGAAACTGTATTTTATGAACAACTCAGGATATTTAAACTCTTAGAAACGGTAAATAAAAATGAAGCAGAGTATTTTTTGGATATGTACTTAGGAAAAATAATGGAATATGACGACAGAAATAATTCTAATTTGTGGGGGTCGTTAGTTAGCATAGTGGAAAATGATTGGAACCTTAAATTAGCTTCCGCGCAACTGTATATTCACTATAATACAATGAAATATAGATTTCAAAAAATAAGCGAGGTGCTTCAGCTCGATTTTAAGAAGTCGGAAAACAAACTGAGTGTCATGATAGCCCTGCATATTCAAAAGTTATTAGAATAG
- a CDS encoding PucR family transcriptional regulator: MNVNNMINDMFPDFSVIAGKSGLNRQVKTVNVIDAPGIQDWLTGGEFLITTGYLLKEDPYQMKDLIEKINNNGAAALGIKLKRFIDKLPDEVLDIANELNFPIISIPHKYSFSDIINPLLSELVNKQTKSLLYSQNIHKSFTELSIKGEGIEEIISTLAEIINTDIIYFDTYFEKVHKSKNSDRLYEKVIRSELDELLYYFDHYPIKIDSKVYGYVILNSKKDNKDLDEYVQIALEHSGTVLKLDIQKRISNQQIEKRHRDEFIQDLILNNIHSVDEMKNRAKLYKWNIEKGTTVMVVDIDSHLVKYKQLIHGNNQKKIEEIKNNVFSTSKILVKRHFRNVFYTNFSDSIIFLVQESSEEGNVKEEIIKISKKNKGTSCC, from the coding sequence ATGAATGTAAATAACATGATAAATGATATGTTTCCTGACTTCTCCGTCATCGCAGGGAAGAGCGGCTTAAATCGACAAGTTAAAACAGTAAATGTTATAGATGCACCGGGTATTCAAGATTGGTTGACAGGCGGAGAATTTCTAATTACAACAGGTTATTTATTAAAAGAAGACCCTTATCAAATGAAAGATTTGATAGAGAAAATAAATAACAATGGAGCAGCTGCATTAGGGATAAAGCTAAAACGATTTATTGATAAACTTCCTGATGAAGTATTAGACATTGCAAATGAGTTGAACTTCCCTATTATTTCCATTCCGCATAAGTATTCTTTTTCAGATATTATTAATCCACTTTTATCGGAATTAGTTAATAAACAAACCAAAAGCCTTCTATACTCTCAAAATATACACAAATCATTTACGGAACTATCAATTAAAGGGGAAGGCATTGAGGAGATTATTAGTACTCTTGCGGAAATAATTAATACTGACATAATTTACTTTGACACTTATTTTGAAAAAGTTCATAAGAGCAAGAATTCAGATAGGCTTTATGAAAAAGTAATAAGAAGCGAACTTGATGAATTATTATACTATTTTGATCATTACCCTATTAAAATAGATTCAAAAGTTTATGGTTATGTTATTTTGAACTCTAAAAAAGACAATAAGGACTTAGATGAGTACGTCCAAATTGCTCTTGAACATTCAGGTACAGTACTAAAGTTAGATATTCAAAAGAGAATTTCAAATCAGCAAATCGAAAAACGGCACAGAGACGAATTTATACAGGATTTAATTTTAAATAATATTCATTCGGTTGATGAAATGAAAAATAGAGCAAAATTATATAAATGGAATATAGAAAAAGGGACTACGGTTATGGTCGTAGACATTGATAGTCATTTAGTAAAGTACAAACAATTAATCCATGGTAACAACCAAAAAAAAATAGAGGAAATAAAAAATAACGTTTTCTCAACATCGAAAATTTTGGTGAAACGGCATTTCAGAAATGTCTTTTATACGAATTTCAGTGACAGTATTATTTTTCTAGTTCAAGAAAGTTCAGAGGAGGGCAATGTAAAAGAGGAAATTATTAAGATAAGTAAAAAAAATAAGGGAACAAGTTGCTGCTGA
- a CDS encoding tyrosine-type recombinase/integrase, which yields MPHTLRHCTATHLTKRNVAQHTIASILGHADLS from the coding sequence ATGCCTCATACGTTACGTCATTGTACGGCAACGCATTTGACCAAACGTAATGTGGCTCAACATACTATCGCCAGCATATTAGGACATGCAGATCTCAGTTGA
- a CDS encoding DUF262 domain-containing protein: MREPIALDSLFKEKVFRIPDYQRGYAWGKDQLKDFWEDLINLSDDRSHYTGLLTMREMKVNEIAEEDNEYWLIEDHSYKIYEVVDGQQRLTTVVIFLQAFIDVVMKLNPEKDPKDIYITSSLSLAAIINRYLYKLKPTQTQYRTYKFGYAKDNPSDEFMRHRILNEPNGGTIKETFYTLNLKNSKSYFIQQLEELYEEEKMEGLKKIYRKLTKNFLFNEFIIKDEFDVFVAFETMNNRGKKLSDLELLKNRLIYLTTLYVIQDLDTADRNNIRNDINDAWKETYHQLGRNDKHPLNDDDFLKAHWIMYFKYSRKQGNDYIKYLLDEQFSPQKIYKNIEKGVKLEAPEEHRTDFEIIENDDETSEIQQEPLIEPRAQLQPLEIKNYVHSLKESAVHWFNSHYPELAPELSIEEKNALDRLNRIGMGYFRPLIMAIMKKEPDVDERVKVFNSIERFIFLVFRLGQARRNYKDSEFYNAAREFDKGEIDLKSIEDKLVNASTYLFNESGKFNEKVFFEFIEKKFNKTDGRGYYGWHGLRYFLYEYELSLLAGSRQQKVQWDDLLKSPKDRISIEHIYPQTPKHDEWLENFKMIPSGDQVYYQGSLGNLLLLSTSINSSLQNDCFEQKKIPQLNINGEKIRNGYSDGSHSEIEVSTYLEWTPISIKERGMKLLTFLEKRWNIEFENDISKEKLLFIT, translated from the coding sequence TTGAGGGAACCAATTGCATTGGACAGTCTTTTTAAAGAAAAAGTATTTCGTATTCCTGATTATCAAAGAGGTTATGCGTGGGGAAAAGATCAGCTAAAAGATTTCTGGGAGGATCTGATTAATCTTTCAGATGATCGATCACACTACACGGGATTATTAACTATGCGGGAAATGAAAGTAAATGAAATTGCTGAGGAAGATAATGAGTATTGGCTGATAGAGGATCATTCTTATAAAATATATGAAGTTGTAGATGGACAGCAGAGATTAACAACAGTTGTCATTTTTTTGCAAGCATTTATCGACGTTGTTATGAAATTGAATCCTGAAAAAGACCCTAAAGACATCTACATAACGAGTAGCCTTAGTCTTGCAGCAATTATAAATCGCTACCTCTACAAGCTGAAGCCTACTCAAACGCAATACAGAACTTACAAGTTCGGGTATGCCAAGGATAACCCTAGCGATGAATTTATGCGTCATAGAATATTAAACGAACCCAACGGTGGAACAATAAAAGAAACATTTTACACGTTGAATTTAAAAAATTCAAAGAGTTATTTTATTCAGCAATTAGAAGAATTATATGAGGAAGAAAAAATGGAAGGTCTTAAGAAAATATATCGTAAATTAACCAAGAACTTTCTGTTCAATGAATTTATCATCAAAGATGAATTTGATGTCTTTGTCGCATTTGAAACAATGAATAACCGGGGTAAAAAACTCTCGGATCTGGAACTTCTCAAAAATCGTTTAATCTACCTTACAACATTATATGTAATTCAGGATCTCGACACAGCGGACCGAAATAATATTCGAAATGACATTAATGATGCATGGAAAGAGACCTACCATCAGTTAGGAAGAAATGATAAGCATCCTTTGAATGATGATGACTTTCTGAAAGCACATTGGATAATGTATTTTAAATATTCAAGAAAGCAAGGAAATGATTATATAAAGTATCTACTTGATGAGCAATTTTCACCGCAAAAAATTTATAAAAATATCGAAAAGGGAGTGAAATTAGAAGCTCCTGAAGAGCATAGAACTGATTTTGAAATCATTGAAAATGATGATGAAACTAGTGAGATACAACAAGAACCACTAATTGAACCAAGAGCCCAGCTTCAACCCTTAGAAATAAAAAATTATGTACATAGCTTGAAAGAGTCTGCTGTACATTGGTTCAATTCACACTATCCTGAACTTGCACCAGAACTTAGCATAGAAGAAAAGAACGCGCTTGATAGATTGAACCGAATTGGAATGGGGTATTTTAGACCGCTTATCATGGCAATCATGAAAAAAGAGCCAGATGTTGATGAACGAGTGAAAGTTTTCAATAGTATAGAGCGTTTTATCTTTCTAGTATTCCGATTAGGGCAAGCTCGTAGAAATTATAAAGACAGTGAGTTTTATAACGCTGCACGTGAGTTTGATAAAGGAGAAATAGACCTTAAAAGCATTGAAGATAAATTGGTTAACGCTTCTACTTATTTGTTTAATGAAAGTGGAAAATTCAATGAAAAAGTGTTTTTTGAGTTCATTGAAAAGAAATTTAATAAAACGGATGGACGTGGATATTACGGGTGGCATGGTCTTCGCTATTTTCTTTATGAATATGAGTTATCATTGCTAGCTGGGAGCCGTCAGCAAAAAGTTCAATGGGATGATTTATTGAAATCACCAAAAGATCGAATTTCAATTGAGCATATCTATCCACAGACCCCAAAACATGATGAATGGCTCGAAAATTTCAAAATGATTCCTAGTGGAGATCAGGTTTATTATCAAGGATCATTAGGAAATCTATTGTTGCTTTCAACATCAATTAATAGTTCGCTGCAAAACGACTGTTTTGAACAGAAAAAGATTCCGCAATTAAATATAAATGGAGAGAAAATTAGAAATGGATACTCAGATGGATCACATTCGGAAATAGAGGTATCTACTTATTTGGAATGGACACCAATAAGTATAAAAGAACGTGGAATGAAATTATTAACGTTCCTAGAAAAACGTTGGAATATTGAATTTGAGAACGATATATCAAAAGAAAAACTACTCTTTATCACATAA
- a CDS encoding M20 family metallopeptidase produces the protein MKQLFTELDNIYEEIVEIRRYLHQHPELSFEEENTAKYIAEYHEKLGHEIRKNVGGNGVLAYLKGDKPGPTIALRADFDALPITEQTDVPFKSLNDGVMHACGHDGHTATLLGLAKVLNSMKSEIEGTIVFLHQHAEELPPGGANAMIGNGCLEGVDVIFGTHLQAQTPLGEIGYRTGPLQAAPDRFDIKIFGKGGHAASPHDTKDSIVIGAQLINNLQQIVSRRVDPLESAVVSVCNFEAKNPYNVIADTAELTGTVRTFKEDIRNFIEKEIDRVIKGTCLVSNASYEYTYTRGYPTTVNHKEETEFIAALAPSIPGVVTVKETEPIMGGEDFSYYLQNIKGTFFFTGAQNPEWDQAYAHHHPKFDIDERALLIAAKVLGAAALNYKVE, from the coding sequence ATGAAACAATTATTTACTGAATTAGATAATATTTATGAAGAAATCGTGGAAATACGGCGTTATCTTCATCAGCATCCTGAGCTGTCCTTTGAAGAAGAAAATACCGCAAAGTATATCGCTGAATATCACGAAAAATTAGGCCATGAAATTCGTAAAAATGTAGGCGGGAATGGTGTTCTGGCCTACTTAAAGGGTGACAAACCTGGTCCCACCATCGCTTTACGTGCCGATTTTGATGCACTTCCCATAACGGAACAAACGGATGTACCTTTCAAATCGCTAAATGATGGCGTTATGCATGCCTGTGGCCACGACGGTCATACTGCAACTTTATTAGGCCTTGCTAAAGTATTGAATAGCATGAAATCCGAAATAGAAGGAACAATTGTATTTTTACATCAACATGCGGAAGAATTACCTCCCGGTGGAGCGAATGCAATGATTGGGAACGGTTGTTTAGAAGGCGTGGACGTTATTTTTGGCACCCATTTGCAAGCCCAAACACCCCTTGGTGAAATTGGATACCGGACAGGCCCACTTCAAGCGGCTCCCGACCGATTTGATATTAAGATTTTTGGAAAGGGTGGCCATGCGGCGAGCCCTCACGATACAAAAGACAGCATCGTAATTGGCGCTCAGCTGATAAATAACTTACAACAAATTGTTAGCCGACGGGTAGATCCTCTTGAATCCGCTGTTGTTTCAGTTTGTAACTTCGAAGCCAAAAATCCTTACAATGTAATTGCCGATACAGCTGAATTAACAGGAACTGTACGCACTTTTAAAGAAGATATTCGTAACTTCATAGAAAAAGAAATAGATCGGGTTATTAAAGGTACCTGTCTTGTCTCCAACGCAAGCTATGAATACACCTATACAAGAGGATACCCAACAACCGTGAATCACAAAGAAGAGACAGAATTTATCGCGGCGTTAGCCCCAAGCATACCCGGAGTCGTGACAGTCAAAGAGACAGAACCAATTATGGGTGGCGAAGACTTTTCCTATTACTTGCAAAATATTAAAGGAACATTTTTCTTCACAGGAGCCCAAAATCCAGAGTGGGATCAAGCGTATGCTCACCATCATCCGAAATTTGATATCGATGAACGTGCACTCCTAATTGCTGCTAAAGTGCTCGGTGCGGCTGCATTGAACTATAAAGTTGAGTAA
- a CDS encoding DUF3100 domain-containing protein encodes MTQQALSLWKDWRLHVIVFAIVIVTESIGTYKIPLGPGVILLLPMLYAVIIGLALYFTPLVKEKQSINAEPLVFLSVALLIAKFGVQAGPALPQIVEAGPALLLQEFGNLGTIFLALPIAIFLGIKRESIGMTHSIGREANLALITDKYGLSSPEGRGVMAMYIFGTVFGSVFIGLISGFLATVTPIHPIAFAMASGVGSGSMAAASLGPLIATFPEMSETLTAFSGVSNLISSVTGLYMSIFIGLPLTIKLYEVINRRKEKRERAKGA; translated from the coding sequence ATGACCCAGCAAGCTCTTAGCTTATGGAAAGATTGGCGTTTGCATGTAATTGTGTTTGCTATTGTAATCGTTACTGAATCAATTGGGACTTATAAGATTCCACTAGGACCCGGTGTAATTTTATTATTACCAATGCTTTACGCAGTTATCATTGGACTTGCGTTATATTTCACACCCCTTGTAAAGGAGAAGCAATCTATAAATGCTGAGCCGCTTGTATTCTTATCAGTAGCGTTACTGATTGCAAAGTTCGGTGTGCAGGCTGGGCCTGCTTTGCCTCAAATCGTTGAAGCCGGACCAGCATTGTTACTCCAGGAATTTGGGAATCTAGGCACAATATTTCTAGCTCTGCCTATAGCGATATTTTTGGGGATCAAGCGCGAAAGTATCGGTATGACCCACTCGATTGGTCGCGAAGCAAACTTGGCGTTAATAACCGATAAGTATGGCTTGTCTTCACCTGAAGGCCGCGGAGTTATGGCTATGTATATATTTGGTACTGTTTTTGGATCTGTTTTTATCGGATTAATCTCTGGTTTCCTAGCAACCGTAACTCCAATTCATCCAATTGCTTTTGCAATGGCAAGTGGTGTAGGAAGCGGTAGTATGGCAGCAGCATCACTAGGACCACTTATTGCAACATTCCCGGAAATGAGTGAAACGCTTACCGCCTTTTCCGGTGTAAGTAATCTCATCTCATCTGTTACAGGCTTATACATGAGTATTTTTATCGGTTTACCATTGACTATCAAGCTTTATGAGGTGATAAATAGAAGAAAAGAGAAAAGAGAACGAGCGAAAGGAGCGTAA
- a CDS encoding Rpn family recombination-promoting nuclease/putative transposase: MSERALRRIPLDKYVDLKVDYAFKQLFGSEQNKGITVVFLNAILKRTGLNAIKEIAFVSQEVGGEYQEDKQSRLDILVKTQEDELINVEIQLTNQYDMVKRTLFYWSRIYNSQLQKGMGYNKLLPTITINICSFDLFDQTDAFHNIFHLYEKEEKFRMDDVLEIHFIEMNKFIKQWHEKTLDPWNNILARWLLLLGMVDARKKKIYAEIYQELEALAMRDEQLQDAFTVWQELSQSPDEFLAYQSRLKYILDEEAKLDDVKHMAEKEGLEKGKLLEKEETVKRLFKLSLTMDQIVEATSLDPVVVERIIRELSSN; this comes from the coding sequence ATGAGTGAACGAGCATTGAGAAGAATACCATTAGATAAGTATGTTGATTTGAAGGTGGATTATGCCTTCAAACAATTATTTGGCAGTGAGCAAAATAAAGGGATTACGGTCGTCTTTTTGAATGCTATTCTGAAACGTACAGGTCTTAACGCCATTAAAGAAATTGCATTTGTAAGCCAAGAAGTTGGTGGGGAATATCAAGAAGATAAGCAATCGCGATTAGATATTTTAGTCAAAACACAAGAAGATGAACTGATCAATGTGGAAATTCAATTGACCAATCAATATGATATGGTTAAACGAACATTGTTTTATTGGTCACGTATTTATAATTCGCAGTTACAAAAGGGCATGGGCTACAATAAGTTATTACCAACAATAACCATTAATATTTGTAGCTTTGATTTGTTTGATCAAACAGATGCTTTTCATAACATTTTCCATCTGTATGAAAAGGAAGAAAAGTTTAGAATGGATGATGTGCTTGAAATCCACTTCATTGAAATGAATAAGTTCATTAAACAGTGGCATGAAAAGACGTTAGATCCATGGAATAACATTCTTGCCAGATGGTTATTATTGCTGGGCATGGTTGATGCAAGAAAAAAGAAGATATACGCTGAAATCTATCAGGAATTGGAGGCGCTTGCGATGAGAGATGAACAGTTACAGGATGCATTCACAGTCTGGCAAGAACTAAGTCAATCCCCGGATGAATTTTTAGCCTATCAATCACGATTGAAGTATATCCTAGATGAAGAAGCAAAATTAGACGATGTGAAGCATATGGCTGAAAAAGAAGGTCTTGAAAAAGGTAAACTTTTAGAAAAAGAAGAAACTGTAAAGCGGCTATTCAAACTATCCTTGACAATGGATCAAATTGTAGAAGCTACATCTTTAGATCCAGTAGTAGTGGAACGTATCATCAGAGAATTGAGTAGCAACTAA
- a CDS encoding methyl-accepting chemotaxis protein — translation MKKRWNSISVKMLVLLTVIIVFSVSVIGATSYYVAKNQLINAGKQELYHIVNSSFATLEAVNKQVEDGTLSLEEGKEEARILLSGPKLENGEHDYKKSHFLYKGEGYVLGYDSKFSSQVHPSNPVGDIPENTSNRERMVKGALAKNIEDRYVYFDDFNNGNGETRRKITYMDQFEPWDWYIGITVFEDEFYEGLAVVKTIILVGTLIIILISITVFYLAIRKKVILLKQVTASSIQIANGNIQVTNLPESEDEIGQLAKAYNIMSAKLRQLLQDVGERAELLASSSEELNASSEQNSQATEQVANAIQEVAIGTELQTEMVKHSNEVVKKMSLGIHQIEVNSQNVSHTSHEALDIVKSGEQAIQLSIEQMRYINESVRDLGEIIYSLGERSEEINQIVNVISDIADQTNLLALNAAIEAARAGENGKGFAVVADEVRKLAEQSAKSTETIRHLISSIQGDTKLAVASMNKGAEEAEKGINVVNNAGDSFKQIQQFVYNVSHQIQEVSESIEQMTKGTQQVVEAVREIDEIANKTTLQSQDVSAATEEQLASMEEIASSASSLSYMAEELQEAVRKFKLS, via the coding sequence ATGAAAAAACGGTGGAATAGTATTTCTGTTAAAATGTTAGTTTTACTGACTGTTATTATTGTGTTTTCCGTTTCTGTTATTGGGGCAACTAGCTATTATGTAGCTAAAAATCAATTAATTAATGCTGGAAAACAAGAATTATATCATATCGTGAATAGCTCTTTTGCAACATTGGAAGCCGTCAATAAACAGGTCGAGGATGGTACGCTTAGTTTAGAGGAAGGTAAAGAAGAAGCGAGAATCCTATTGAGTGGACCGAAGCTTGAAAATGGAGAGCATGATTATAAAAAATCGCACTTTCTGTATAAAGGAGAAGGCTATGTCTTAGGGTATGATAGCAAGTTTTCTTCTCAAGTCCATCCAAGTAATCCCGTCGGAGATATTCCGGAAAATACATCGAACAGGGAAAGGATGGTAAAGGGTGCGCTTGCAAAGAATATAGAGGATCGTTATGTATATTTTGACGACTTTAATAATGGCAATGGAGAGACAAGAAGAAAAATTACATACATGGACCAATTCGAACCATGGGATTGGTACATAGGAATAACGGTATTTGAAGATGAGTTTTATGAGGGATTGGCAGTTGTTAAGACGATTATTTTAGTCGGTACACTTATTATTATTTTAATAAGCATTACAGTATTTTATTTGGCGATAAGAAAGAAAGTAATATTATTAAAACAAGTTACTGCATCATCCATACAGATCGCAAATGGGAACATTCAAGTGACTAATTTGCCTGAATCAGAGGATGAAATTGGCCAATTAGCAAAGGCATATAATATAATGTCGGCTAAATTACGCCAATTATTGCAGGATGTAGGGGAAAGGGCAGAATTATTGGCATCCTCTTCAGAGGAATTGAATGCAAGTTCAGAACAAAATAGTCAAGCAACAGAGCAAGTTGCAAATGCGATTCAAGAGGTTGCAATTGGCACTGAGCTGCAAACTGAAATGGTAAAACACTCAAATGAAGTTGTGAAAAAAATGTCTTTAGGCATTCATCAAATTGAAGTGAACTCCCAAAACGTTTCTCACACGTCCCATGAAGCATTAGACATTGTAAAAAGTGGTGAACAAGCCATTCAATTATCAATTGAACAAATGCGATATATTAATGAATCTGTTAGAGATTTAGGTGAGATTATTTATTCATTAGGAGAACGTTCGGAAGAAATTAATCAAATTGTGAATGTTATATCTGATATTGCGGACCAGACCAATCTCTTAGCATTGAATGCGGCCATTGAAGCGGCAAGAGCCGGGGAAAATGGGAAAGGATTTGCAGTTGTAGCGGATGAAGTAAGAAAGTTAGCGGAGCAGTCAGCGAAATCAACTGAGACAATCCGTCATCTCATTTCTTCCATTCAAGGCGATACAAAACTAGCAGTAGCATCCATGAACAAAGGAGCAGAAGAGGCTGAAAAGGGAATTAATGTTGTAAACAATGCAGGGGATTCCTTTAAACAAATACAGCAATTTGTCTATAACGTATCTCATCAAATACAAGAGGTATCTGAATCAATTGAGCAAATGACAAAAGGAACACAACAAGTAGTTGAAGCTGTTAGGGAAATTGATGAAATAGCTAACAAGACCACTCTTCAGAGCCAAGATGTCTCTGCAGCGACAGAGGAACAATTAGCGTCTATGGAAGAGATAGCATCTTCCGCATCTTCGTTATCATATATGGCAGAAGAATTACAAGAAGCGGTTAGAAAGTTCAAATTGTCATAA
- a CDS encoding S9 family peptidase, whose amino-acid sequence MKKQALLAVMTSALLMSYPLGAQANDSVRTIERETVRVAENVKAEAPVSADDFIQSALDVLTYQHGSKEMREEIAKRWTGDTEVSSQKEITKGDISKLLVRALGIGEKEKTTSDYLQSAKIHGLLKIYSQADETVTAEEMTSILENAKQYMLKGTDRKGVDEISVEDFMKNPGDFGFEMSPDGEYISYSSEWENRMNVFIKKMDGEEEPVRVTSSKDRDVAASFWKGDNILYVKDNGGDENYHLYSSNFNGQEERDLTPYDGVRVQLISNLTGVEDEILIGMNKEDPTVFDVYRLNIKTGELDHVAKNPGNIAGWLADHDGKIRIAIESDGVDSTILYRETEEDEFKPFIQTEAGDTVSPIAFSKDNQSIYAVSNKNRDKIELVVFDMKANEKVLYSNPQVDVMGGLYDSTKDAILASVYMTDKLHYVFFDEALETIFNDLKEELNVSESELSINDYNKDMTKFIVSVSSDREYGTYYYYNAETEELTKLTELASWIDREMLADMHPISYTSRDGLTIHGYLTLPKNKKPEQLPLIVNPHGGPWARDMWGYNPEVQLLANRGYAVLQVNFRSSTGYGKEFTDAGNKQWGLKIQDDITDGVQWAIDQGIADPDRIGIYGASFGGYATLAGITFTPDLYAAAVDYVGVSNIFTLLDTIPPYWETMRNDLYKRVGHPEEDKELLEAVSPVFHADKIKTPLFVAQGANDPRVNKAESDQIVEALQKRGIDVEYMLKENEGHGFQNEENRIEFYHAMIEFFDKHLK is encoded by the coding sequence GTGAAAAAACAAGCGTTACTAGCAGTAATGACTTCAGCGCTCCTCATGTCCTATCCATTAGGTGCTCAAGCTAATGATTCAGTCCGGACTATTGAGCGGGAAACTGTTCGTGTTGCCGAAAATGTAAAAGCGGAGGCACCCGTATCCGCAGATGATTTCATCCAATCTGCTTTGGATGTATTGACGTATCAACATGGATCGAAGGAAATGAGAGAGGAAATTGCCAAGCGTTGGACTGGAGATACTGAAGTAAGCTCTCAAAAGGAAATTACAAAAGGTGATATTTCCAAGTTATTAGTGCGGGCTCTTGGTATTGGGGAAAAGGAAAAGACGACTTCCGACTACTTGCAATCTGCAAAGATCCATGGACTTTTAAAAATCTATAGTCAAGCAGATGAAACCGTTACAGCAGAAGAGATGACGAGCATCCTTGAGAACGCTAAGCAATACATGTTAAAAGGGACCGATCGTAAAGGCGTAGATGAAATTTCAGTAGAAGATTTCATGAAAAACCCTGGGGATTTCGGTTTTGAGATGTCGCCTGATGGAGAGTATATTTCATACAGCTCCGAGTGGGAAAATCGGATGAATGTCTTTATCAAAAAGATGGATGGTGAGGAAGAGCCTGTTCGTGTGACAAGCTCGAAAGATCGGGATGTGGCAGCGTCGTTTTGGAAAGGCGATAACATTCTGTATGTAAAAGATAACGGCGGCGATGAAAATTACCATCTTTATTCGTCTAACTTCAACGGACAGGAAGAACGTGACTTAACGCCATATGACGGTGTTCGTGTACAATTGATCAGCAATTTGACGGGCGTCGAAGATGAAATTCTGATCGGGATGAATAAAGAAGATCCGACTGTTTTTGATGTGTATCGACTCAATATTAAAACCGGCGAACTGGATCATGTAGCGAAAAACCCAGGAAACATTGCCGGATGGCTTGCAGACCATGATGGCAAGATTCGAATCGCGATTGAATCGGATGGGGTTGATAGTACAATCCTCTATCGCGAAACGGAGGAGGATGAATTTAAACCATTTATCCAAACGGAAGCAGGAGATACAGTATCACCAATTGCTTTCTCGAAAGATAACCAATCCATTTATGCAGTGTCGAATAAAAATCGCGATAAAATTGAGTTAGTCGTATTCGACATGAAGGCGAATGAGAAAGTACTTTATTCCAACCCACAAGTCGATGTCATGGGCGGTTTATATGACTCCACAAAGGATGCCATTTTAGCCAGCGTGTATATGACAGATAAGCTTCACTATGTGTTCTTCGATGAAGCATTGGAAACCATCTTCAATGATTTGAAGGAAGAACTGAACGTAAGTGAAAGCGAATTGTCGATTAACGATTACAATAAGGATATGACTAAATTTATTGTATCCGTGTCGAGCGACAGGGAATATGGCACGTATTATTATTACAATGCGGAAACGGAAGAACTGACGAAATTGACAGAGTTGGCTTCATGGATCGATCGGGAAATGCTTGCGGATATGCATCCGATTTCATACACAAGCCGAGACGGACTCACGATTCATGGCTATTTAACATTGCCGAAGAATAAAAAACCTGAACAATTGCCGTTAATCGTCAACCCGCATGGCGGCCCTTGGGCACGTGATATGTGGGGGTATAATCCGGAAGTACAATTGCTTGCCAATCGTGGATATGCAGTTCTCCAAGTAAACTTCCGCTCCTCGACTGGATACGGAAAGGAATTTACGGATGCGGGCAATAAACAATGGGGATTGAAAATCCAAGATGACATTACAGATGGCGTCCAATGGGCGATTGATCAAGGCATTGCAGATCCAGACCGGATTGGTATCTACGGTGCTTCCTTTGGAGGCTATGCGACATTAGCGGGCATTACGTTCACCCCTGATTTATATGCAGCAGCTGTTGACTATGTTGGAGTTTCGAATATATTCACATTACTCGATACGATCCCGCCATATTGGGAAACGATGCGAAATGATCTATACAAACGAGTCGGCCACCCAGAAGAGGATAAGGAATTGTTAGAAGCAGTTTCTCCTGTCTTCCACGCCGACAAAATCAAAACGCCTCTATTTGTCGCACAAGGTGCAAACGACCCTCGTGTTAACAAGGCAGAATCCGATCAAATCGTAGAAGCCTTGCAGAAGAGAGGCATCGATGTCGAATACATGTTGAAAGAAAACGAAGGACATGGATTCCAGAATGAAGAAAATCGCATTGAATTTTATCATGCGATGATCGAGTTTTTTGATAAGCATTTGAAATAA